The nucleotide window GAAATTCCACGGAACCAAGAACTACGTCGCTACCCAGGACCTGATGCTGTCCGTCAATGCGGCCATTACGCTGCAGCGGCCCCTGCTGGTCAAGGGCGAACCCGGCACCGGAAAAACCATGCTGGCCGAGGAAGTGGCCCAGGCGCTGGACATGCCGCTGCTGCAGTGGCATATCAAATCCACGACCAAGGCGCAGCAGGGCCTGTACGAGTACGACGCGGTCAGCCGCCTGCGCGATTCGCAGCTCTCGGACATTGACGGCGGTGAGCGCGTCAAGGACATCCACAACTACATCGTCAAGGGCGTGTTGTGGCAAGCCTTCACGGCCGACAAGCCGGTGGCACTGCTGATTGACGAGATCGACAAGGCCGACATCGAGTTTCCCAACGACTTGTTGCGCGAAATCGACCGTATGGAGTTTTACTGCTACGAGACCCGCGAGCTGATCAAGGCCAAACACCGGCCGCTGGTCTTCATCACCTCCAACAACGAAAAGGAGCTGCCCGACGCATTTTTGCGCCGCTGCTTCTTCCACTACATCAAGTTCCCCGATGCCGACACCATGAAAAGCATCGTGGAGGTGCATTTCCCCGGCCTCAAAAAAGAACTGCTCACCGCGGCCATGAAGACGTTTTATGACGTGCGCAACCTGCCTGGCCTGAAGAAGAAGCCCTCCACCAGCGAACTGCTGGACTGGCTCAAACTGTTGCTGGCCGAAGACATTCCGCTCGAGGCCCTGCAAAGCAAGGACGACAAAATGGCCGTGCCGCCACTCGTGGGTGCGCTGCTGAAGAACGAACAGGACTCGACCCTGTTCGAGAAGCTGATGTTCATGCAACGCCACAACCGCTAAGGACGGGCCATGAACAAACTTTTCATTGAAGGTCTTGCCGATGCCATCGGTTTTGTGGGTGGCGCGCTGCTGGGTTTCTGGATTGGGCAAATGCTGGGCTGGGACATCTTTGCCCCGGGATACAGCAACGCCAGCATGGGCGGCATCCTGCTGGCCGGCTTGGGTGGTGGCGGTGGCTTGCACCTGGCCCGCCGCTGGCAGGCCGCACGCAACGCAGGCAAAAACGAGGAATAAACATGGCTTTTGTAGAGCCCGTCAAACTGTCCGCACGCGGCGTGGACCTGGTGCCGCTGACCCTGGACCACGAGGCCGGCCTGCGCGCAGCCGCCGCCGATGGCGAGTTGTGGAAGCTGCGCATCACCTCGGTGCCTGAGCCCGAACACACCCGCAAATACATCGAAGACGCGCTGGCCATGCGTGAAGCTGGCAATCGCTTTGCGTTTGCCGTGCTGGAGTCGGCCACCGGCAAGCTGCTGGGCTGCTCCAGTTACCACGACATCGTGCCCGCGGTGAAACGCGTAGAGATCGGCTGGACCTGGTACGGCCAAAGCAGCCAGCGCAGCCACGTCAACACCACGGCCAAGCTGCTGCTTCTGACACATGCGTTTGAAACCTTGGGCTGCCATGTGGTCGGCTGGCGCACGGACAACTTCAACTTCAAATCC belongs to Rhodoferax saidenbachensis and includes:
- a CDS encoding AAA family ATPase, whose translation is MKFHGTKNYVATQDLMLSVNAAITLQRPLLVKGEPGTGKTMLAEEVAQALDMPLLQWHIKSTTKAQQGLYEYDAVSRLRDSQLSDIDGGERVKDIHNYIVKGVLWQAFTADKPVALLIDEIDKADIEFPNDLLREIDRMEFYCYETRELIKAKHRPLVFITSNNEKELPDAFLRRCFFHYIKFPDADTMKSIVEVHFPGLKKELLTAAMKTFYDVRNLPGLKKKPSTSELLDWLKLLLAEDIPLEALQSKDDKMAVPPLVGALLKNEQDSTLFEKLMFMQRHNR
- a CDS encoding GNAT family N-acetyltransferase, coding for MAFVEPVKLSARGVDLVPLTLDHEAGLRAAAADGELWKLRITSVPEPEHTRKYIEDALAMREAGNRFAFAVLESATGKLLGCSSYHDIVPAVKRVEIGWTWYGQSSQRSHVNTTAKLLLLTHAFETLGCHVVGWRTDNFNFKSQAAIERLGARKDGVIRGHALRRDGTIRDTVMYSMRSGEWPEAKAQLLYLLDKPRA